In one Arenibacter antarcticus genomic region, the following are encoded:
- a CDS encoding GIY-YIG nuclease family protein: MFYNHFVYITTSEYRTTLYVGVTNNIQRRLSQHYFDSQNSKKSFAGKYNCIYLVYYEGFENPNDAIAREKEIKKWRREKKNSIISTFNPKWETLNNQIF; the protein is encoded by the coding sequence TTGTTTTACAATCACTTTGTATATATAACCACTAGCGAATACCGTACAACGCTATATGTAGGGGTGACTAACAATATCCAACGTAGGCTGTCCCAACACTATTTTGATAGTCAAAATTCCAAAAAATCCTTTGCTGGAAAATATAACTGTATTTACTTGGTATATTATGAAGGTTTTGAAAACCCAAATGATGCTATTGCCCGAGAAAAGGAAATTAAAAAGTGGCGTAGGGAAAAGAAAAATAGTATTATTTCCACTTTTAATCCTAAATGGGAAACCCTCAATAATCAGATCTTTTAA
- a CDS encoding DUF456 domain-containing protein produces the protein MDIVLLILGFILMFVGILGSFLPVLPGTPVSWIGLLLLHLTKAVPEDWVFLGITLCIALLVFALDYIIPVWGTKKFGGSKWGMIGTTIGLLIALIFPVLGFFGIIIWPFLGAFVGELINKADQKTALKAAFGSFLGFLTGTFIKFMVTMVYLGLFIYKAWEYKSTLFPFF, from the coding sequence ATGGATATAGTATTGCTAATTCTTGGATTTATTTTAATGTTTGTAGGAATTCTAGGAAGTTTTCTTCCCGTTTTACCAGGAACACCGGTAAGTTGGATTGGTTTACTCCTACTGCACCTTACCAAGGCGGTACCAGAGGATTGGGTGTTTTTGGGCATTACCCTGTGCATAGCGCTTCTAGTTTTCGCGCTGGATTATATTATTCCCGTATGGGGAACCAAAAAATTTGGAGGCAGTAAATGGGGAATGATAGGAACCACTATTGGACTATTAATTGCCCTGATCTTTCCGGTACTCGGATTCTTTGGAATTATCATCTGGCCGTTTCTGGGTGCATTTGTAGGGGAATTGATCAATAAAGCAGACCAAAAAACAGCCCTGAAGGCTGCTTTTGGATCTTTTCTAGGTTTCCTGACCGGCACCTTTATCAAATTTATGGTCACAATGGTATACCTAGGATTATTTATCTATAAGGCTTGGGAATATAAATCGACCTTGTTTCCGTTTTTTTAA